A genomic stretch from Sphingobacterium sp. ML3W includes:
- a CDS encoding sigma-70 family RNA polymerase sigma factor, producing the protein MKSTLLIKDISDFEMLVNTHTDKLTQSAFLKIGNLQDAEDLVQDLFVNLWVKRESIVVHGSVNNYLHVALRNKIMNYFVKVKLHQDVKDRLSIHLEVVDLSLVNLLIEKDLNTLFSEILNELPDHMQKIFKLRNEDFTLKEIAVALGLAEQTVKGYSAEMHRRIKAMLIERHPEFARSLTALLSFLLIK; encoded by the coding sequence ATGAAATCGACACTATTAATCAAAGATATTTCTGATTTTGAAATGTTGGTGAATACTCATACCGACAAGTTAACGCAAAGCGCTTTCCTAAAAATTGGAAATTTGCAGGACGCAGAGGATCTTGTGCAGGACCTTTTCGTCAATCTCTGGGTTAAAAGAGAGTCCATCGTTGTGCATGGCTCAGTCAATAATTACCTCCATGTAGCCCTCCGGAATAAAATTATGAACTATTTTGTCAAGGTAAAACTTCATCAGGATGTGAAAGATAGGCTGTCAATACATCTCGAGGTTGTGGATCTCTCCTTGGTAAACCTATTAATTGAAAAAGATTTGAATACCTTGTTTTCGGAAATTTTGAACGAGTTGCCAGATCATATGCAAAAGATTTTTAAGCTACGAAATGAAGATTTTACACTAAAAGAGATTGCTGTCGCATTAGGCCTTGCGGAGCAGACTGTCAAAGGTTACAGTGCTGAAATGCACCGTCGCATCAAAGCCATGTTGATCGAACGGCATCCTGAATTTGCCCGTTCATTGACAGCATTATTATCATTTTTGCTGATCAAATAA
- a CDS encoding FecR domain-containing protein → MDHKQLKKLIKKYQDGTANAAEKFILEYWYETLDQQEPETSDINFVPERSDLRTRIIDAAAGYTVKRSSYRYRFLYGAVASILFLILSTVLYHQYFSVSQIDNLIKPIKTAYLNKGTISTGTAERKTVILNDGTKVILNANSSLTVGDYNRKREVNLYGEAFFDVKKDPSRPFIVHGGGLHIKVLGTSFNVKAYPDIHNTSVSVRTGKVRVDDNLKNLRTLMPDENIVYDRKSSDFKLTNAEYALESSWLSDHVKLDQASFEELNQNFKNFYGFTLYTADEKLLMDRYNISFRQSKTMEAALEEIQLLTGKKISIKNKQEGKEIILY, encoded by the coding sequence GTGGATCACAAACAGTTAAAAAAGCTAATCAAGAAGTACCAAGATGGTACAGCCAATGCAGCCGAGAAATTTATCTTGGAATATTGGTACGAAACCTTGGACCAACAAGAGCCCGAAACTTCAGATATAAACTTCGTTCCGGAACGAAGCGATCTCAGGACCCGGATTATTGATGCTGCGGCAGGATACACAGTCAAGCGATCGAGCTACCGATATCGCTTTTTATATGGAGCTGTTGCGAGCATCTTATTCTTGATACTTTCTACCGTTTTATATCATCAATACTTTTCGGTATCGCAGATCGATAATCTTATCAAGCCAATCAAGACAGCCTATCTTAATAAAGGAACTATATCCACCGGTACCGCCGAACGGAAAACAGTCATCTTAAACGACGGTACAAAAGTGATCCTGAATGCGAATTCTAGTCTTACTGTTGGTGACTACAACCGCAAGCGGGAGGTAAATCTGTATGGAGAAGCTTTCTTTGATGTCAAAAAAGATCCTTCCAGACCATTCATCGTCCATGGTGGTGGATTGCATATTAAGGTGCTGGGTACCAGTTTTAATGTCAAAGCTTATCCTGATATCCATAATACATCCGTATCCGTGCGTACAGGTAAGGTTCGAGTTGACGATAACTTAAAAAATCTGCGCACACTGATGCCAGATGAAAATATAGTCTATGATCGCAAGTCTAGTGATTTTAAATTGACCAATGCTGAGTATGCTTTGGAATCATCCTGGTTGTCTGACCATGTTAAGCTAGATCAGGCCAGCTTTGAAGAATTGAACCAAAACTTTAAAAATTTCTACGGATTCACACTCTATACAGCTGATGAAAAACTATTAATGGATCGCTACAACATCAGCTTCCGGCAATCCAAAACAATGGAAGCTGCGCTAGAAGAGATTCAGTTATTGACCGGAAAAAAGATCAGTATCAAAAATAAGCAGGAGGGAAAAGAGATCATTTTATACTAA
- a CDS encoding GH116 family glycosyl hydrolase → MDRRSFFKKTSLIGLAVLGSHFTVWSKSIFSWDNPIHNITEQKDIDKQWLASLYQRGEKIAYRKSKNELRYIGMPVGGLHAGTVYIGGDGRLWLWQIFNTAYDGEREGIEPKNVMWNNGQELVRVRPRDGSAYVEPAIADNLRGMEQGFAVSVFFNGKHVVKELRENHWDEIVFEPTYPTCRITYSSADFPVDVVLTAYSPFIPLDQDNSSLPLTTLHITLENKTDRTIEVAITGWMENGVHKGRKDFNAVKKVSHLAEGSGIKVLGYSCDQVPDAARQAGDSGTMAFTCIDPQAEVVTRLKKWPVAPHSLKPDNSDSVIGFSDFQVGAFTVKRTIKSKENSQISFAISWHFNHPHPKLQENLKDAKAGYWYGTKFKDAVAVIDYYIANREKLDVETLVWQQTWNDSTLPHWFMDRTFVNIGTLATANTMRFASGRFWGWEGIGACAGTCTHVWQYGQSMGRIFPDLERNLREVTDLGVGFQPETGAIIFRAEYEKRPAIDGQAGVILRFYRDHQMSTDETFLKRNWPKLKQAIQFVLDQDKNGDGMTDTPMENTLDAVWEGEIAWIVGLCLAAVQAAGYMAGEVGDKKFQQICLDYVKKGSENMDKHLFNGEYYIHRPNAAAGRTKLGSYNTCHIDQVYGQAWCSQVDMPRVNSKEKTLSALKALWKYNFTMDVGPYIKTHLGGRPYALAGEGGMVMNTNPKNEDKAYGDNTTWQLGYFHECMSGFEHQVAAHMMAEGMIDESLVMTRVIHDRYHAAKRNPFNEIECSDHYARAMASYGTFINACGFSYHGPKGQIGFAPKIGAADFKAPFTTAQGWGTYTQKQQTGKCDCQLTLQYGQLELNEFHLGNSADLTTDKKKIKVLQNDEPIALGELKRANGRLVVVFSNKLALHKGDKINILWS, encoded by the coding sequence GGCAGTCATTTTACAGTTTGGTCCAAATCAATATTTTCCTGGGACAACCCGATACACAATATTACTGAGCAGAAGGATATAGATAAGCAATGGCTAGCCTCTTTATATCAGAGGGGCGAGAAAATTGCCTACCGAAAAAGTAAGAACGAATTACGTTATATCGGCATGCCAGTAGGAGGCTTGCATGCAGGTACGGTCTATATCGGTGGTGATGGTAGACTATGGTTGTGGCAGATATTTAATACTGCATATGATGGTGAACGCGAAGGAATAGAACCGAAAAACGTGATGTGGAATAACGGGCAGGAACTTGTACGTGTTCGTCCACGTGATGGGTCTGCCTATGTCGAACCAGCTATTGCCGATAATCTTCGTGGTATGGAACAAGGCTTTGCTGTGTCCGTTTTTTTCAATGGTAAGCATGTGGTCAAGGAACTTCGGGAAAACCATTGGGATGAGATTGTATTTGAACCCACTTATCCCACCTGTCGTATAACTTACAGTAGTGCAGACTTTCCTGTGGATGTTGTGCTTACGGCCTATTCACCTTTTATTCCATTAGACCAAGATAATTCTTCTTTGCCACTGACAACCTTGCATATAACGCTTGAGAATAAGACTGATAGAACAATTGAAGTCGCTATAACCGGTTGGATGGAGAATGGAGTCCATAAGGGGCGTAAAGATTTCAATGCTGTCAAAAAGGTGTCGCATTTGGCTGAGGGATCAGGTATCAAAGTACTTGGTTATAGCTGTGATCAAGTGCCTGATGCTGCCAGGCAAGCTGGAGATTCTGGAACCATGGCTTTTACATGTATAGATCCACAGGCGGAGGTGGTTACCAGATTAAAAAAATGGCCTGTAGCACCACATAGCTTAAAACCAGATAATAGTGATTCAGTAATCGGTTTTTCTGATTTTCAGGTTGGAGCCTTTACTGTCAAGCGTACAATAAAATCCAAAGAAAATAGCCAAATTTCTTTTGCGATTTCCTGGCACTTTAACCATCCCCATCCAAAGTTGCAGGAAAATCTTAAAGATGCCAAAGCCGGATATTGGTATGGCACGAAATTTAAGGATGCCGTAGCCGTAATCGATTACTATATAGCCAACAGAGAAAAGCTTGATGTAGAAACGCTAGTGTGGCAGCAGACTTGGAATGATTCGACATTACCGCATTGGTTTATGGATCGGACCTTTGTTAATATCGGAACGCTGGCCACGGCGAATACCATGCGCTTTGCCTCGGGAAGGTTCTGGGGTTGGGAGGGTATTGGTGCCTGTGCCGGTACTTGTACCCATGTCTGGCAATATGGACAGTCCATGGGCCGTATATTCCCTGATCTTGAACGGAATTTGCGTGAAGTAACAGATCTCGGAGTCGGTTTTCAGCCAGAAACGGGCGCAATTATCTTCCGGGCAGAATACGAAAAAAGACCCGCCATCGACGGGCAGGCTGGTGTTATCCTTCGTTTTTATCGGGATCATCAGATGAGTACTGATGAAACATTCTTAAAACGGAACTGGCCAAAACTTAAACAGGCGATTCAGTTTGTCCTCGATCAGGATAAAAACGGAGATGGCATGACCGATACGCCAATGGAAAATACATTAGATGCAGTCTGGGAGGGAGAAATCGCCTGGATTGTCGGGCTCTGTCTAGCGGCGGTGCAGGCAGCTGGATATATGGCAGGAGAAGTTGGTGATAAGAAGTTTCAGCAGATTTGCCTGGATTATGTCAAAAAAGGATCGGAAAATATGGACAAACATCTCTTTAATGGCGAGTATTATATCCATCGGCCGAATGCAGCAGCAGGGCGTACGAAGCTAGGTTCCTATAATACCTGTCATATCGATCAAGTGTATGGACAAGCCTGGTGTTCGCAGGTGGATATGCCGCGTGTCAATAGTAAAGAGAAAACCTTGTCCGCCTTGAAAGCGCTATGGAAGTACAACTTCACTATGGATGTAGGGCCTTATATCAAGACGCATCTTGGGGGTAGACCTTATGCGCTGGCAGGTGAAGGGGGGATGGTCATGAATACCAATCCAAAAAATGAGGATAAAGCCTATGGGGATAATACCACTTGGCAATTGGGTTATTTTCATGAATGTATGAGCGGATTTGAACATCAAGTAGCTGCGCACATGATGGCTGAGGGCATGATCGACGAGAGTTTGGTCATGACCAGGGTAATTCACGACCGTTACCATGCTGCAAAAAGAAATCCCTTTAACGAAATTGAATGCAGCGATCACTATGCGCGTGCGATGGCGAGTTACGGAACCTTTATCAATGCCTGTGGTTTCAGTTACCATGGCCCCAAGGGCCAAATCGGATTTGCGCCCAAGATCGGAGCCGCCGATTTCAAAGCTCCGTTTACTACAGCACAGGGCTGGGGGACTTATACCCAAAAGCAACAAACGGGAAAATGTGATTGTCAGTTAACCCTGCAATATGGCCAATTGGAGCTCAATGAATTCCATTTGGGCAATTCTGCTGACTTGACAACGGATAAAAAGAAAATCAAGGTCTTACAAAATGACGAGCCTATAGCGCTAGGGGAATTAAAACGTGCAAATGGACGTCTAGTTGTAGTTTTTAGTAATAAACTAGCCCTACATAAGGGTGATAAAATTAATATCCTATGGTCATGA